Genomic segment of Vibrio celticus:
CGAATAGGTAGGCGCCAAGCCGCTTCAGCGTAAATACCGTTATGCCTAAAACCTAAGTCGGAGCCCGCTGTTGCTTCAAACATACCCACCAGCGTAATCACTTGATAGCTAACGCCACCTAATACCGAAGCTTTACGTTCATCTAGTTTTTGAATGTCCACATTGTCTGAGTCACCTGGCTTTAATGTTCTTGGATCATAAACCGCTCGAAACACAATATTCTGAGGTGAGCCGGCTGGTAACAAACGATAGCCTGCGCTAAATCCACGCATGAAAAAGTGTTCGCCTTCGTAACCAATCATAGGAATGACTGCGCGATTTGACGGCGTGTCTTTGTACACCGCAGGAGAATAAGAAGCAGCCACACCCAATGACCATTGTGATATTTTTGCGTGCGTAGCGGTCGCCATGAACATTGTTGTTCCAACAATGGCGATTTTTAACCAAAGACTCTTCACTGTTTCTACCTATTTTTTAAGCGATTTCTGATAACGCCGCGCATTATATGGCACTTCGTTCCAAATAATCAATAGAGCTCAGTTATACATTTAATACACATAAATCCAGTGTGCGAATTATTAAGCGACCTAAAATCACAAAACAAACGGCTAGATCTGCTCGAATGTAAAATAATTTGATTCTACACGCCTCAAGTTGCCTATTGCGCTCGCTACGTTTTTCACACGCAAAATTGTAAATAAATACATAATTGTTAAGCAAAATTGTGGAAGCGGGTCTAACCTTAAAATGTAGGGAGAGCCTATTTTTCAATCGCTCGTCAGTTTTAACTGGTTAACAAGGGGAATGTGACTATGAGTATTTTTGACCACTATCAATCACGTTATGAAGCAGCCAAGGAAGAAGAGCTGACATTGCAAGAGTTCTTAGCGCTGTGTAAAGACGATAAAAGTGCTTACGCGAATGCTGCCGAGCGCTTACTACTAGCCATTGGCGAACCGGAGGTCATTGACACTGCTCAAGACCCTCAACTAAGTCGTATTTTCTCTAACCGTGTCATCTCACGCTACAGCGAATTTAAAGATTTCTACGGTATGGAAGATGCGATTGAACAGATTGTTTCTTACTTAAAACATGCTGCGCAAGGTTTAGAAGAACGTAAACAAATCCTTTACTTACTTGGCCCTGTGGGCGGTGGTAAATCATCTCTTGCTGAAAAACTCAAAGCCCTGATGCAGAAATTACCAATCTATGTATTGTCTGCTGACGGCGAACGAAGCCCAGTAAACGATCACCCATTTTGTCTATTCGATGTAAACGAAGACGGCGACTTATTGAAGAACGAATACGGTATTGAGAAACGCTATCTTCGCTCAATTATGTCTCCGTGGGCAGCGAAACGACTGCACGATTTTGGCGGTGATATTTCCAAATTCAAAGTCATCAAACTGCGCCCTTCTATCCTCGATCAAGTTGCGATCGCGAAAACAGAGCCTGGTGATGAAAACAACCAAGATATCTCATCTCTTGTTGGTAAAGTAGATATTCGTAAACTTGAGCACTTCTCTCAAGATGATCCTGATGCCTACAGCTACTCTGGTGCGCTATGTAAAGCTAACCAAGGTGTTATGGAATTCGTGGAGATGTTTAAAGCGCCAATCAAGGTATTACACCCACTACTAACGGCCACACAAGAAGGTAACTTCAACGGTACCGAAGGGCTTTCTGCACTGCCATTTGACGGCATGATTCTGGCTCACTCGAACGAATCCGAGTGGCAGACCTTCCGTAACAACAAAAACAACGAAGCCTTCCTCGACCGTGTGTACATTGTAAAAGTCCCTTACTGTCTACGCGTCTCTGAAGAAGTTAAGATCTACCAAAAACTGCTTGAGCACAGTGAGCTATCCAAAGCCCCTTGTTCGCCAAGCACACTCGATCTGCTATCGCAATTCAGTATCTTATCTAGACTGAAAGAGCCTGAGAACTCGTCTCTGTTCTCAAAAATGCGGGTTTACGATGGTGAGACTCTAAAAGACACCGATCCAAAAGCGAAGAGCTACCAAGAGTACCGAGATTATGCTGGTGTTGACGAAGGAATGTCTGGGCTATCAACGCGTTTCGCCTTTAAGATTCTGTCTCGAGTATTCAACTTCGACCAAGCCGAAGTGGCCGCAAACCCAGTGCATCTTTTCTACGTGATTGAGCAGCAAATCGAACGAGAGCAATTCCCTCAAGAGACCGCTGAGAAGTACCTAGAGTTCTTGAAAGGATACCTAGTGCCACGCTACGTAGAGTTCATTGGTAAAGAAATTCAGACCGCTTACCTAGAGTCTTACTCTGAGTACGGACAGAATATCTTCGACCGTTACGTAACCTATGCTGATTTCTGGATTCAAGACCAAGAGTACCGCGATCCAGAAACAGGCCAGCTATTTGACCGTGCTTCTCTAAATGGTGAACTCGAGAAAATCGAAAAAACAGCAGGTATCAGTAACCCTAAAGACTTCCGAAATGAGATTGTGAACTTTGTGCTTCGTGCCAAAGCAAACAATAACGGTCAAAACCCAGTTTGGACAAGCTACGAGAAACTGCGCACTGTGATTGAGAAGAAAATGTTCTCTAACACAGAAGAGCTGCTTCCTGTTATTTCGTTCAATGCTAAGACCTCAACGGATGATCAGAAAAAACACGACGACTTCGTTGCTCGTATGATGGAAAAAGGCTACACCGAGAAACAAGTTAGACTGCTATCTGAGTGGTATCTAAGAGTTCGTAAATCCTCATAAACCAAACTGTATTGAGCTGCTCACGTGAGCAGCTCGTACAAACCAATAACTCTTATATCCTAATAACTCTTATACACTAATAAAAAGTAGGATCGTGACATCAGCTGAGAGGGAGTTCTTATGGCACAATTTATCGATCGGAGGCTCAATGGCAAGAATAAGAGTGCTGTAAATAGACAGCGATTCTTACGACGCCATAAAGAGCAAATCAAAGAATCTGTGGCCGATGCAGTCAACCGACGTTCAATCACCAATACTGAAACTGGTGAAGACGTTACTATTCCTCATAAAGACATCAAAGAGCCAAGCTTTCACCAAGGTCAAGGCGGCGTAAGAGAACGTGTTCACCCTGGTAATGATCAGTTCATCACTGGCGACAAAATTGAGCGCCCTAAAGGTGGCGGTCAAGGTGGTGGTTCTGGCCAAGGCGATGCAAGCCCTGATGGCGAAGGCCAAGATGAATTTACCTTCCAAATTTCAAAAGATGAGTATCTTGATATTCTCTTTGAAGATTTAGCTCTGCCTAATCTAGAGAAAAATCAGGTCAACAAAATCACCGAATGGAAAACCCACCGCTCTGGTTACCAAAGTGCGGGGATTCCATCCAACATAGCTATTGTTCGTTCACTGCAGCAATCTCTAGCTCGTAGAACCGCGATGACAGCAGGTAAAAAGCGCGAGCTTAACCTACTGATGGAGCAACTTGACCAAGTTAAAATGACGGAACCGGCACAACCCTTCGAAGAAAGTCGCTTAAAAGAAGAGATTGCCGAGCTACGCAAAAAAATTGAAAACGTGCCATTCATTGATACCTTCGACTTACGTTTTAAAAACTATGAGAAGCGCCCTATTCCATCTAGCCAAGCGGTAATGTTCTGCTTGATGGATGTGTCCGGCTCAATGGACCAAGCTACCAAAGACATCGCAAAACGCTTCTACGTGCTGCTTTACCTGTTCCTAAACCGCACCTACGAAAACGTCGATGTTGTGTTTATTCGTCACCATACTCAGGCTAAAGAAGTCGATGAACATGAGTTTTTCTACTCACAAGAAACGGGTGGCACCATTGTTTCGAGTGCATTGAAACTGATGAAGGAAATTGTCGCAGACCGCTACCCTGCGAATGAGTGGAACATCTATGCAGCACAAGCCTCTGATGGCGATAACTGGGCTGATGACTCTCCTCGTTGTAAAGAGTTACTGGTTAATACGCTTCTGCCAACTTGCCAATATTACTCTTACATCGAAATAACACGCCGCTCTCATCAAACGCTTTGGCACGAATACGAAAAACTCGAGAGTAGCTTTGACAACTTCGCCATGAAAAACATTAAAACGGTGGATGATATTTTTCCTGTGTTTAGAGAATTGTTCCAGAAAGAGACAGCGTAAGGGAGTTTGCCATGACAGCGAAATCAAACGTTGCAGAGAAAGACAAAGCTGCAAAGAAGAAAAACGACAAGATGCTGCCTGATGGTCCAGATTGGACATTCAACCTCTTGGAGAAATACCACGTAGAAATTAAGCGTGTGGCGCAGCATTACCGTTTAGACACTTACCCAAACCAGATTGAAGTGATTACTTCAGAACAGATGATGGATGCCTACTCGAGCATTGGTATGCCGATAAATTACAACCACTGGTCATTTGGTAAGAAATTCATTCAAACCGAGCAAAACTACAAGCATGGCCAAATGGGCTTGGCATACGAAATCGTGATCAACTCCGATCCTTGTATCGCTTATCTGATGGAAGAGAACACAGTCACAATGCAGGCGCTGGTAATGGCTCACGCTTGTTATGGTCACAACTCTTTCTTTAAAGGCAACTACCTGTTCCAAACATGGACCGATGCCAGTTCCATCATCGATTACTTGTTGTTCGCTAAGAAGTACATCAGTGGTTGTGAAGAGAAATATGGTGTTGCTGAAGTCGAGCAGCTCCTTGATTCTTGTCACGCACTGATGAATTACGGCGTAGACCGATACAAACGCCCTGAGAAGATTTCCATTGCAGAAGAGACAGCAAGACAAGAAGAACGCGAAGCTTATCTGCAATCTCAAGTGAATGAGCTGTGGCGAACCGTTCCTCAAAATAAAAGTAAGGAAGAGGAGACCAAGATCCGCTTCCCTAGCGAGCCTCAAGAAAACATTCTCTACTTTATTGAAAAGAACGCCCCACTGCTTGAACCTTGGCAACGAGAGTGTGTTCGTATTGTTCGCAAGGTAAGTCAATACTTCTATCCTCAGAAACAAACTCAAGTAATGAACGAAGGCTGGGCAACCTTCTGGCATTACACCATTCTTAACCATCTTTACGACGAAGGCTTGGTGAGTGATAAGTTCATCTTAGAATTCCTACACAGCCACACCAGCGTGGTCGCACAACCCGCCTACAACAGCCCTTATTTCAGTGGGATAAACCCTTATGCGCTTGGCTTTGCAATGTTTAGAGACATTCGACGTATCTGTGAAGAACCAACCGATGAAGACAAAGAATGGTTCCCTGAGTTAGCCGGAAGTGATTGGTTAGAGGCGGTGCACTTTGCCATGCACAATTTCAAAGATGAAAGCTTTATCAGCCAATACCTTTCACCAAAAATCATTCGAGACTTTAAGCTGTTCTCTGTGCTCGACGACGACCGAAAAAATACCATTGAGATAAGTGCTATTCACGACGATCCGGGCTATCACCTGATTCGTGAGAAGCTTGCGGCGCAATACAACCTAAGTAACCTTGAACCAAACATTCAGGTGTTTAATGTCGATATTCGTGGTGACCGCTCAATGACACTGCAATATGTGCCTCACGACCGCATCCCGCTTGATAAAGGCTACGACGAAGTGATGAAGCATCTTTATCGCTTGTGGGGCTTTGATGTGATTTTGGAAGAGCTCAAAGATACGGGTCATAGAGAGATTTTGACTACTTGTCCAAAACGTAATGATTATGGAGCCAAGATTTAATATCAATCACAGTAAGTTAGTGTTTGGTATAAAACTCCGCTCCCCCTACAACATAGTGGTCACCCGCTCGGAAGTGGAGCAATAAAAAAGCGCATAAGTCTGATGACTTATGCGCTTTCTTTTTAAGGCTCAAACGTCTGCAAATGAACGTAAGGCACTAAACCTAGAACTAGAACTCAATAAGCTTAAACAATCGGCTTTTGGCCGCGTTCAATCAATTTCATCAGCACGCTGTCTGCAGATTTACCTGCCACGCCCGCTAGTTTGTCTGAAAGCTTTTTCTTCTGTACGTAATGAATCGCTAGAACCGTTTTGTCCTTACATGCCGCTACGACTAAGTCATCAGAAGTGCAGATCTCATCCACCAGCCCAAGTTCATGTGCTTGTGTACCAAACCAATGCTCACCCGTTGCTACTTTTTCAAGATCTAACGCAGGACGATGGTCACGAATGAAGTCTTTGAATAGGCCATGTGTCTCTTCTAGCTCTTCTTTAAACTTCTCGCGTGCTTTATCGTTATTCTCACCAAACATAGTAAGCGTGCGTTTGTACTCACCCGCCGTTAACTGTTCG
This window contains:
- a CDS encoding YeaH/YhbH family protein, which codes for MAQFIDRRLNGKNKSAVNRQRFLRRHKEQIKESVADAVNRRSITNTETGEDVTIPHKDIKEPSFHQGQGGVRERVHPGNDQFITGDKIERPKGGGQGGGSGQGDASPDGEGQDEFTFQISKDEYLDILFEDLALPNLEKNQVNKITEWKTHRSGYQSAGIPSNIAIVRSLQQSLARRTAMTAGKKRELNLLMEQLDQVKMTEPAQPFEESRLKEEIAELRKKIENVPFIDTFDLRFKNYEKRPIPSSQAVMFCLMDVSGSMDQATKDIAKRFYVLLYLFLNRTYENVDVVFIRHHTQAKEVDEHEFFYSQETGGTIVSSALKLMKEIVADRYPANEWNIYAAQASDGDNWADDSPRCKELLVNTLLPTCQYYSYIEITRRSHQTLWHEYEKLESSFDNFAMKNIKTVDDIFPVFRELFQKETA
- a CDS encoding SpoVR family protein gives rise to the protein MTAKSNVAEKDKAAKKKNDKMLPDGPDWTFNLLEKYHVEIKRVAQHYRLDTYPNQIEVITSEQMMDAYSSIGMPINYNHWSFGKKFIQTEQNYKHGQMGLAYEIVINSDPCIAYLMEENTVTMQALVMAHACYGHNSFFKGNYLFQTWTDASSIIDYLLFAKKYISGCEEKYGVAEVEQLLDSCHALMNYGVDRYKRPEKISIAEETARQEEREAYLQSQVNELWRTVPQNKSKEEETKIRFPSEPQENILYFIEKNAPLLEPWQRECVRIVRKVSQYFYPQKQTQVMNEGWATFWHYTILNHLYDEGLVSDKFILEFLHSHTSVVAQPAYNSPYFSGINPYALGFAMFRDIRRICEEPTDEDKEWFPELAGSDWLEAVHFAMHNFKDESFISQYLSPKIIRDFKLFSVLDDDRKNTIEISAIHDDPGYHLIREKLAAQYNLSNLEPNIQVFNVDIRGDRSMTLQYVPHDRIPLDKGYDEVMKHLYRLWGFDVILEELKDTGHREILTTCPKRNDYGAKI
- a CDS encoding PrkA family serine protein kinase; translated protein: MSIFDHYQSRYEAAKEEELTLQEFLALCKDDKSAYANAAERLLLAIGEPEVIDTAQDPQLSRIFSNRVISRYSEFKDFYGMEDAIEQIVSYLKHAAQGLEERKQILYLLGPVGGGKSSLAEKLKALMQKLPIYVLSADGERSPVNDHPFCLFDVNEDGDLLKNEYGIEKRYLRSIMSPWAAKRLHDFGGDISKFKVIKLRPSILDQVAIAKTEPGDENNQDISSLVGKVDIRKLEHFSQDDPDAYSYSGALCKANQGVMEFVEMFKAPIKVLHPLLTATQEGNFNGTEGLSALPFDGMILAHSNESEWQTFRNNKNNEAFLDRVYIVKVPYCLRVSEEVKIYQKLLEHSELSKAPCSPSTLDLLSQFSILSRLKEPENSSLFSKMRVYDGETLKDTDPKAKSYQEYRDYAGVDEGMSGLSTRFAFKILSRVFNFDQAEVAANPVHLFYVIEQQIEREQFPQETAEKYLEFLKGYLVPRYVEFIGKEIQTAYLESYSEYGQNIFDRYVTYADFWIQDQEYRDPETGQLFDRASLNGELEKIEKTAGISNPKDFRNEIVNFVLRAKANNNGQNPVWTSYEKLRTVIEKKMFSNTEELLPVISFNAKTSTDDQKKHDDFVARMMEKGYTEKQVRLLSEWYLRVRKSS
- a CDS encoding MipA/OmpV family protein translates to MFMATATHAKISQWSLGVAASYSPAVYKDTPSNRAVIPMIGYEGEHFFMRGFSAGYRLLPAGSPQNIVFRAVYDPRTLKPGDSDNVDIQKLDERKASVLGGVSYQVITLVGMFEATAGSDLGFRHNGIYAEAAWRLPIRRNGWALTPSIGYAYNSERLNNHLYGVSSAEAARTNLNEFDADWDGQYFIGLGGYLHVTPNVRVTGGVRYTNLEGDIENSPILESGINMAANVGVAYVF